The Actinomycetes bacterium genome includes the window GGGCCGCGGCCACGGAACACGGTCGTCCTCGACGTTCACTCACCCGACAAGGTTTGCATATCAAACCCGCCAGCGCTAGTTTGGCGCGATGGTTCGGAAGTCAAACCTCGAGTTCAGGGTCCTCGTCGCCGTCGTCGTCACCGCGGTCTTCATGACGAACCTGGATCTGTGGATCGTCAACGTCGCCCTGGTCTCGATCCGCAGCGACCTGCACGTCTCGCTGTCGGCGGTCTCGTGGGTGCTGAACGCGTACGCGGTCACCCTCGCGGCCCTCCTCGTCCCCGCGGGCCGGCTCGGCGACCGGATCGGCCACCGCACGCTCTTCCAGGCCGGGATCGCCACGTTCACCCTCGCCTCGGTGGCGTGCGCCCTCGCGCCGAACATCGACGTACTCGTCGCTGCCCGAGTCGTCCAAGCGGCCGGCGCCGCCGCCCAGCTGCCCTCCTCGCTCGCGCTGCTGCTCGGAGCCGTCGGGGCGGAGCGACGCCTGGCCGCCGCGCGCGGGTGGGCCGCCGTCGGCGCGCTCGCCGCGGTCGCGGGTCCCGTCCTCGGCGGCCTACTCGTGACCGTGAGCTGGCGCTGGGTCTTCATGGTCAACCTGCCGGTCGGCGCGCTCGCCTGGCTCGCGGGTGCGTGGGCGCTCCCCCGCCGCGAACGGCACTCGAGCGAACCGATGCCGGACGCCGTGGCGAGCCTGCTGCTCGTGGTCGCCGTCGGATGCCTGACGGCCGCGCTGGTCGAGGCGCCGACGTGGGGCTGGGCCAGCGTCGCGACAGCGGCGATGTTCCTCGCCGCGGCGG containing:
- a CDS encoding MFS transporter, translated to MVRKSNLEFRVLVAVVVTAVFMTNLDLWIVNVALVSIRSDLHVSLSAVSWVLNAYAVTLAALLVPAGRLGDRIGHRTLFQAGIATFTLASVACALAPNIDVLVAARVVQAAGAAAQLPSSLALLLGAVGAERRLAAARGWAAVGALAAVAGPVLGGLLVTVSWRWVFMVNLPVGALAWLAGAWALPRRERHSSEPMPDAVASLLLVVAVGCLTAALVEAPTWGWASVATAAMFLAAAVAGAWFVHRCRTQPNPMIELSLVRVRPFTLASTATFLFGAAFAIMLLSNALWCQTVWHYSALKTGLAMAPGPAMVPVVTFASARLVQRVGPGRVAAIGSVVFAGSQLWRVVTASGDVDYLRDLLPSMLLGGLGVGLALGTLIAAGVTALPPHRSGTGSAIVNSVRQVASTLGVAVLVTVLASDASVHGYRVAWVIAAAVSLLAALVSAALPYVRATAPRELSTAVA